In Paenibacillus sonchi, a single genomic region encodes these proteins:
- a CDS encoding GNAT family N-acetyltransferase, whose product MIRKLGEADRAPLMTLVSKEPALNLFIIGDVENFGFEQEFMELWGDFREEDGQLIAVLLRFYGSFIPYADGPFDAAGFAELMQAGPKFEMVSGSAETVRAVAEHLNIRKEKQMRFAELRELNSTPTTTAASAHAIRQATTDDVDAICSLTDQIEEFDNNPEDSRSSLRKTLETGTGRTYYMEQDGKVIATASTAAESSMSAMVVAVATHPAYRGQGLASRLVARLSADMLHEGRTPCLFYNDPQAALIYRKLGYQDIGFWTMLYV is encoded by the coding sequence ATGATCCGGAAGCTTGGGGAAGCTGACCGTGCGCCGCTGATGACGCTGGTTAGCAAAGAGCCCGCATTGAATTTGTTTATCATCGGGGATGTGGAGAATTTTGGGTTTGAACAGGAGTTTATGGAGCTGTGGGGCGACTTCCGTGAGGAGGATGGCCAGTTAATTGCTGTATTGCTGCGCTTTTATGGAAGCTTTATTCCTTACGCCGACGGACCTTTTGATGCGGCGGGATTCGCGGAGCTGATGCAGGCGGGCCCGAAATTTGAGATGGTATCCGGTTCAGCAGAAACAGTCCGGGCTGTGGCGGAACATTTGAACATCCGCAAGGAAAAGCAAATGCGGTTCGCCGAGCTGCGGGAGCTGAACAGCACACCGACCACAACCGCAGCATCCGCACATGCCATCCGCCAAGCAACCACAGACGATGTCGATGCAATCTGTTCGCTCACCGACCAGATTGAGGAATTCGACAACAACCCGGAGGATTCGCGCAGCAGCCTGCGGAAAACACTGGAGACCGGCACGGGCCGGACCTACTATATGGAACAGGATGGAAAGGTGATCGCCACAGCCTCTACTGCAGCAGAAAGCTCGATGTCGGCTATGGTCGTAGCCGTTGCCACACACCCCGCATACAGAGGGCAGGGACTGGCCAGCCGATTGGTTGCCCGCCTAAGTGCCGATATGCTGCATGAAGGCCGCACCCCCTGCCTGTTCTACAACGATCCGCAGGCCGCTCTGATCTACCGCAAGCTTGGATATCAGGATATCGGGTTCTGGACGATGCTCTATGTTTGA
- a CDS encoding putative amidoligase domain-containing protein — MRALYTLGLDSGEVLLKTLGGRRYRVDKVTPLRAGSGGVLPEPYRAASLALARSLALEQPGRPGLLMGMDPEFLLLRESTGRAVPASRYLPMDGVAGCDAGPPGTRGAFPVAELRPAPRGEPRALLAQLMSAARTADRLIQDRSLRWRAGGMPLPGWALGGHLHFSGVTLCAPLLRALDNYLALPLLLLEDARAAARRPRYGGLGDFRLQPHGGFEYRTLPSFLVSPVIAKGAVFLAHLIVSRYEDLTLRPLDREDLHAAYYSGDKPPLRAAFPPLAAQLRALPGYAQAARYIEPLFSYIAAEQTWDESRDIRGLWCGKLRSSEQDMAQ, encoded by the coding sequence GTGCGGGCGCTGTACACCCTTGGCCTGGACAGCGGCGAGGTGCTGCTGAAGACCCTGGGCGGCCGCCGCTACAGGGTCGACAAGGTCACGCCGCTCCGGGCAGGCTCCGGCGGGGTGCTGCCGGAGCCCTACCGCGCGGCCTCGCTGGCGCTGGCCCGCTCCCTGGCTCTGGAGCAGCCCGGCCGTCCCGGGCTGCTGATGGGCATGGACCCGGAGTTCCTCCTGCTCCGGGAATCCACAGGCCGCGCCGTGCCGGCGTCGCGGTACCTGCCCATGGACGGCGTCGCCGGCTGCGACGCCGGGCCTCCGGGAACGCGCGGCGCGTTCCCGGTCGCCGAGCTGCGCCCTGCACCGCGCGGGGAACCGCGCGCGCTGCTGGCGCAGCTGATGTCCGCCGCGCGCACGGCGGACCGGCTCATCCAAGACCGCTCGCTGCGCTGGCGGGCGGGAGGCATGCCGCTGCCGGGCTGGGCCCTCGGCGGCCATCTGCACTTCAGCGGCGTGACGCTGTGCGCGCCGCTTCTGCGCGCGCTCGACAACTACCTCGCGCTGCCGCTGCTGCTGCTGGAGGACGCCCGTGCGGCAGCACGGCGTCCGAGGTACGGGGGGCTCGGCGATTTCCGGCTTCAGCCGCATGGCGGCTTTGAATACCGGACCCTGCCGAGCTTCCTGGTGTCCCCGGTCATCGCCAAAGGTGCGGTCTTCCTGGCTCACCTGATTGTGAGCCGCTATGAAGACCTCACCCTGCGGCCGCTCGACCGGGAAGACCTGCATGCCGCCTACTATAGCGGCGACAAACCGCCGCTGCGCGCCGCGTTCCCTCCGCTTGCGGCGCAGCTCCGCGCACTGCCTGGCTATGCGCAGGCAGCGCGTTATATAGAGCCGCTGTTCAGCTATATTGCCGCTGAACAGACCTGGGATGAGTCCCGCGACATCCGCGGGCTGTGGTGCGGCAAACTGCGCTCAAGTGAGCAGGATATGGCGCAATAA